The sequence CGGTGGCGCAGAGTTGGTTCGCCACGCAGCCGGCTTCGTCGCAGGTGGTGGCTGCCACGCACTCGTTGGAAGTGCACAGCAGACCCTCATCGCAAGCCAGATCGTCACAGGGACAACCCTGTTGACCCACGACACAGGCCTCCGCATCCACCGCGGCGTCATCGGGTGAATCACCTGGGCCGCACCCAACAATGAGCACAAAGAAGAGACCTAAGACTCGTCGCATGGTTTCTCTCACAGAGCGGTGAAGTCCGTGTAGTAGATGTACACGCGGACGTCGGTGATGGAGTTCAACTTAATGTCCTGGTTTACGCGCTCGTCACGCTGGTTGATGACGAGCTCCCAGTTGGTGTTTACGATCGGTCGATCCCTGAGGCGGTCGTTCCTGTAGACTTCCGCTCCGAAGACACGGACTCCGTTGAAGAACGGATCAACCACCGCGGTGCGTTCAGGGAAACGGTAGTACTGATGGATGCCTTCAAGTGGACGAATTGTCCCCGTCCCCGACTGACCAACGTAGATTCGGCCAAGGGTGTCGCCGATGTCGCTGCCCACAACCTCCACCTCGATGTAGTCAATCTTGTGGTTGCGGGTGAGCGGCGACAGCCGGTCAAGTGCTGTGGCGAACGGAATCGAAATGTGGCCGCGCGGGTTGAGCCAGCGCGGGTCGGTGAGTTCCACACGCAACATCTCGGTGCGCTCTGCCTGGCTCAGCGCACCAGAGGTGCCCGAGCGTGGAATACGCAGGATGTCATCGCGGAGCGACACGATCTCGACCCGACTATCCGGGCGTCCGTTGATGTCCTCAAACTCGTAGTACGCTGTCTGCAGATCAAAGAGGTAGTTCTCCAGATTGTAGTCCCCTCGGGAGACGAGCCGCACGAGGGTGAGTTCGTCTCGACGAGCGTACGACTGGCTCGTGTAGTACTCAAACACCCGGGTAGCGCGATACGCATCGCGAATCGCATCATAGAAGGAACGGTCTGCGTTGATGACCGCATCATTCCGGTAGATTCGAACGTTGGGGTCGTTTCGTGCGGCCTCCAGGTCGATCGTCAACTGCTCCGACTCAGTCTGCTCAGCGATGAGCCTCGTCGCTCGGTTGCGGATGCGATTGACCTCCGCCACCGCGAGGCGAATGTTGATGTCGGCACGCACCATTTGCAGGTCAGTTTGACGTAGCTGCAGGAGAAGTCGCTGTACCGTGGCGCGGCTATCGGCTTCGACCTGGTCGCACTGGAAGCCTGCTTCGACCAGGATAGAACCGCGCTCGAGTTGGGCGATCTCGTCCTCAAGGTCGTTGACATCGCGCTGTGTTGACTGAATTTCAATCTCGTTGATGGCGTAGAGGCCGGTGTAGATCGCCAGCGCTACGGCTCCGGTAGGGCAGTCTGTCGCGAGTCCGACCGAGCACTTGCCGAGGCTCGCGACCTGCCCGATGAACCCGGTGAAGCGCTCCAACTCCTGAAGCGACTGCTGCGAGTCGCGGATGGCGTCCTGCAGGCTGAGCTGGTCTCCTCTCACCGTGTAGCGGTAACCCGCCAGATCGGCAGAGACACCACACTGCTCAGCAGCGCGTTCCGTCTCGATCTCAATCTCATCCCAGACTGTCTGGGCGGCGGCGCGGACACTCCGCATCTCTAGTCGCTGAAGTTCAATGTTCGCAAGCGCGTTGTGCAGTTCGCCGTTGCCGACGAGTCCGCAGGGATCTCCGAGTGCGCGTGTCGGGGGACTGAGATACCCTAACGTCGGCGTGGCGGCGTAGACGTTGCCGTCGTCACCAACAAACGTCCCGCAGATCTCCGCGAGCTGGTTCTCATACGTGTTCCCGATGCGGGTTAGCTCGTTCTGAAACGCCACGGCGTCTGTCTCGAACGAGCGATTCGAAGATATCGCAAGATCTTCACGCTGACTGGCCGTGGCGGCCGACTGCTGCGCGCGCGCAATCATCGCTTCGAACGAGTTGGGGCCACCTGGCGCCAGAGGCGGCAACGGAATGTAGTCCGGGCTGAAGCCGAAGTAGTTGATCTCGTCGGTGAGGTTCGCGTAGACCTCTCGCATGTCCAAGAGCGCGATTTTGTAGACGGTCGCGGACTGCTCTAGCGCCAGATTGATCTGTGACTGCTGCGTCGCGTTGGCCGCAGATGCTGTACTCTGCATTAGCCGAGCAACGACCAGTGACTCGAGGTAAGCGGAGGTATAGGCCCTCTCGACTGCGAAGCGCGCGAGGTCCGCACGGTTGAAGCTCTGATAGCGCTTGGCCACCTCGCTCCACGCGCGCGCCGCTTGGCTGGACGCGCGGAGAACCTTTTGGAAGTAGCTCGTCACCGTTGCAGCGTCGATGAACCGCCGGCCCGCATCCTGCTCGCCCGTTCGCTCGATGGAAGCCCAAACATAGGGGCTGAGGGCGTAGAAGCGGTCGAGGACCATCTGGTAGTACTGAGCCGACTGATAGAGGCTGTACATTTCGAATCCGGCCACGCCGGCAAGATCGATCCCACCTGGCTCAAAGAGCGAGCCCTGAAAGCTCACCTGTGATGAGCCTGCGAGATCAAAGCGAGACTGAAACGCCCGGGTGAACGCCTCGTCGCCAAGCATGACCAACAGCTCTGCGTTCAGCTGCTCAAAGCCCTCTGTGCGAAACGGAAGCGCCGCGAGAGGATCGATGGTTTGGTCATAGGAGAAATTTCTTGCTAGGTACCGCCGCAGGTCGCTCTGCGTCGCCGCACTGAGGTTGCTGAAGTGGCGGTCGAAGACGTACGCGAGACAGTCGGTCCTACCGCGGATCTCTTCGATGGCGACCGGGTCGTAGCAGTAGGGAACGGCATTGGAGTTCGACTGGCAAACCGCAGGCGTGAAGCCGATATTGCGCCCCTGCCGATTGCGGAATTGTGTCTTGTATCGGAAGGCGCGGTCAATGGTTGTGGCCAAGGGGACGTAGACGGGGGCGCCGGGGCCGAGGGGCTCGTAGAACGTCTTGCGGCTGGTCGCTCCCGTTTCCGAGTCATGGCCCCGAATCAGATCGGTGCGGACTTCCTCGCAGTACACGCCGTCGACGTCACATCGATATGGAGGTTCGATCGTGACTTGGGGCGATACGGTCGGGTCGGCGAGCCAAGCATCCAGAGTAGCCTGGCACGTACCGCTGGACTGGCAGGGGAGGGATTGCATATAGCCGGCCGCGACGTTTCGGCGGAAGTAGGTAGCGTTGCTTCCGACGGGACACGCTTCGCGGAAGCCAGGGTCATTGCCACCGTCGATCCGACCTGTGTCATGACAAAGGTAGTGCATCTGCGCGGTGGGTATAGCCGTTGGGCCCGGCCCGGCAGTGGCAGTTCCCGAGAGAAGCGCGCCAACGGCGCTGTTAGCGTTGCCCGCCGTGATCCCCCCCGGAAAGCCGATTCGCCCCAACACCTCGGGCGAGCAGCCGGCGATTTCTTCCAGAGGAACACTCCCGGTCCGTGTCTCCGCCTGAACGGTGCCGACGAAGTCGTCGTCGTCCAGCTCGGCGGTTCCGCGAGAGAGCACCATCAAACCGTATGCGGTCAGACCACCCGCGGTTGAACTCGCACCGAAGAACTCTTCGGCAAACGTCTCACGAAACACTAGGTAGAGCTGCTCTTGGTTGATCAGCACACCGTCGACGAGCTCGAGCCTGCGCTGACGACTCTGGCCGTCGGGGATGGGGTTGGAGCCCGCGAGGCTGAGATTGACCAGCGCCTCATCCTCGCCGAGGCCAAGCGGCTGCAGAGAGTCTCGGCACTCGGAACGGAAGTAGGCGCCCGCTTCCGCGTCGAACTCGACAAGGTCGTGGAAGCCGGGCACAAGCCAAGGAACTTGAACCCGCTCGAAGCCGCTCATCGTCCCGAGCCGGGAGCACTCCGTGTCGTTGGCGGTCGGACGGTACCGGCCTCCTACGACGACGCTGGCCTCCATCGACTCTACGAACGCTAGACAGGCGGAGCCGAGGCCGGGAGCGCACGCGGTCGGATCGGTAGCAAAATGAAGGTCGACCTGGGGATTGCCCGCGTAATGGAGGGATTGGTCGGTCGCAATGCGACCGCGCAACGCCATCGACCCGTTCGGTGCGAGGTCGAGAGCGATTGGCATCTCCACCACCCCAGACGGTATGGGGTACTGTGTCAGGTCGGTGGAGTAGCTGACAACACCGGTCGTGTTCGAGAATGGGTAGCAAGCTGCGCTGGGGCACGCCGATTGGATGCTTGGCCATCGCCACGTGCCGTTGACGGTCGAAGTGACGATTGCGTTGAGCTCCGGCACGCTCATGCCCGAACGCACCTCAGACCATTTCCGAATGAACGCGTTCCCGACATCAATCCCGGCGGTGGTCGCAGGCATTGTCCGATCCGCTTCCCACAAGGGAAGGTTCTCTTCTCCGAACTGGGTAAAGTAGTAGACTTTCCCGGCCCAGCGACCCCGAGGATCAGTGGAATACTCCAGGTTGATTCGCCTTTCGCCGAGGGGACTCTCGATCAAGAGGACGCCAGTCCAGCGGAGGGGGACCTGGTTCGTCGCGTTGCGGAGTTCGACGATGGCCTGACCACCACTCCCAGGCACTCGAACGAGGTACTCGTTGACATTGAGTGGAGCACCAACCGCGCCGATTCCGAGCCAATGCATGGGGTTCACCGTGACTTCCACGTCCGAAGCACCCGGCTCCGTGTGGCTCACCTTGCGCACCGTGAAGTCAATGGAATGCGGCCCGTCGTTGGTGATAGTCAGCGTGCGGGAGCGCCGATTGTTAGTGAACTCAAGGAAGTCGACGTTCACCTCGTAGGACCCCGGCGATGCGGGGGAAATCCCGGAGGTTGGTAGTACTTCGGGCATGCAATACCCGAAGTCGCTGTCGACGAGCTGACACGTGGTCCCAGCGCTGCAGTCCGCTTCGACTTCTGCCGCGCAAGGTACCCTGCACGCATGCCGGTAGCAGCGCGCCATGCCGCCGCACTCGGAGTCGTACTCGCAGTTCGAGTAGCAGGACCCTCCGATACACGCTTGGAAGTCCGGACAGTCGGCGTCACGACTGCAGGATCGCGCTGACTCGCCATCAACAACGCAGGAGCCGTTGGTGCAGGCAGCGCCCTCAAAGCACCCTTCCATGAGTCCCTCGGCGGAACACGCGCGATAGGTCCCATCTTCTGCGACGAAGCCGCTCGTGCAGGGTGAATAGCACTTGGGATCAGCTGGAACAACGACGTTTGTCCCATTCGTGCAGATGTCCATCTCACACGACAGTTCTCCGGAACAAGTTCCGTTACCGAAGCAACTGCAGCCCTGCGAGCCGGGTTCGCAAGACGCACAGACATTGTCTGGACCGCACAGAAATCCCGTTTCGCATGTCCGGTTGGAGTAGCACGGCTGCCCTCCCTGGCCCGTCGCGTCCTGGCAGTAGTTCCGCGCGTTGCAGACAAGACCGTCGCCACACGCTCCACCGTCGCAGGGGCACCCTTCGACACCGGAGGACTCGCAGTCGGCCGCCTGGCAGATGTCGTTGGTGCAAACCAGCCCGCTGCTGCAGCCTCCCCCTGAAATGCAGCCGCAACCGGGAGTCCCTTCCTCGCAGGCTACCGGCTCGCCGCTGTCACCGCAGCCAAACAATGCCATCGTCCCGACCGACAAGAGAAATGCTGCCGCTAGGCGGGTCATGTGTCGTCCCCTCATGCTTCGAGGGCGCCCTGCCCTCTCATTTCGCGGACATATTGGCGGAGGTATCGCGCCAAGTCAACAGCTTTCTTCCACGAGTAGAATAGGTTCGCGCGCGCCGCTCATAGGTATCATGAATCATCGACATGAGGTGTTCGAATAGTTTACATATAGAGTGTTCTGCGCAATACGCTGTCGGTCACCGCGCATGAAGCCCCTGCCGGCCTTGTCAGAGTGGCACGACCGGGGCTTTGGGTGCCAGCGCTATCGGCGAATCTGCCACGGCGAGCGACGCGGACGGACCGGTGCACTGCCGGTCTTGCGGTCGGTCGCTCGTTGGGGTCACCAGGGGTCGTTGGGGTCGAGCTGGGAGAAGTCGTCTTGCGCGTCGGCGAGGGCGTGCTCGTCGGGCTCGTAGCGGAGGTCGGACTCGAGCGGGGACGAGCGGGCGCGGGGCTCAGGGGTGTCGAGGCCTTGGTGGCGCAGGATGCGTTGGATGCTCGAGTGGTCGAGGACGGTGGCCACGTGGCGCATGCGGCCGCCGCAGTGGGGGCAGGCCAGGACGTCCAGGCCGAAGCTGTGCCGCATGAGCTCGGCCCAGGCGGTGTTGCGGGGCTTGGGGGACTGGGCCGGGCGGGCGCGCTTCCGCAGGATCACGCCCGGGCGCTGGTAGGCCACCGCCAGGGGGCGGAGGCGGGCGTTGGCGGCGAAGAGGCCGCCATAGAGCAGGGTGTTGACCCTCGGCGGGGGGACCAGGGCGACCAGACGGTCGATGAAGCGGTCGGGGGTCAGGAGTATCTGGGTGGTGCCGTCGCGCCACGGTGTCTTCAGTGTCAATTCCACGCTGGTGGAATGGATCGTCATTCGGGTTTCCTTGAGGGGCGGACGCAAGATGTAGCGGACGAGCTGCTCGAGGCTGGCGCGCGCTCCCGCAGACACGGTGACCTGCGCGTCGAGGTCAAAGCCGTCTTCGTGCGCCTTCCGCCGCGCAAACGTGCTGGGGGTTTGTGGCTTTCCATTGCGGAGGCGCTGTGCGCCCTTGTGGAAGACTCCCTCGCCGTAGAGCTCGCCCATGCCGAGCAGGAGCTGTTGGGCGTCCCAGTCGTCGTCCTCGCCGGGTCCGAGGCCCAGGTTCTCCAGCAACAAGACCACGCGCCGCTTGATGTCGGCCACCAGAGCCGCGAGTTCGGCCTGCGTGGGCGGAGCGGCGAGTAGGAACACCAGCTGCCCGTCGCTGCGCTCGTAGAAGCTGCCGTCCGTGTAGAGGGCGTGGAAGTGCACGTTGAGGTTCAGCGCACCGCCAAAGCGCTGGATGGCCATGACGCTGCCCGGCCGGGCACTGTCGTGCTGGCCTGGGGGGCCCAAGCTGGCCGCACGGGATCGGTACAGGGCGTCGATGGCGACGCGGGCGATCCGCCAGATGGCGAGGGTAAGCTCATGGTTGTGCGCCATGCGCCAGCGCAGCGCGTGCGGGAACGACAGCACCCACTGGCGGTACGGGACCGGCGGCAGGACGTTCTCGACCAGGTGCTTGGCCTGGTACGCCATCTTGCGGCCCACGCAGCGGGGGCAGAAGGCGCGCTGCTTGCAGCTGAGGGCCACGAGGCGGCTCTGGGCGCAGTCGTCACAGCGGAAGCGGGCGAAGCCGTGCCTGAGAATGCCGCATCGCAGGAAGCCACGGAGAGTATCGACCACGAAGCCTGGCAGCGGGCGCTCGGCGCGGGCTTCCAGGTAGCTCTCGAGCTTGTCGCTGAGGACCTGATGGAGCGGGCCGGCGCTCGGGTCTCGACGCTCGTAGGTGAGTGGGCAGGGTGGTGCAGCGAAGGCGGCGGGCACCGGCGCGGGTGCTGCAACCGACGTTCCGTCGGACCACGCGCGAGTTCAACCAAGTGTTGCGCCGCTCTCGAAGGCGCCCGCCGGCGCCCACTTGGCGCCCGCCAGGGCCACCCCAGCCCACCTCAGACTCGCTTCAAGATCTGCCGGCGCACCGACTCCGGCAGCAGCGACGCCGCCCGCACGGGCCACGCGATGCGCTTGGGGAACATGGCGTGGTCGGTGCCGTGCTCGATGGCGTGCACCATCTCGCGCACCGCGCGGTCCTTGTCGATGATGAGCGCCTTCACGGGCACCTCGTCGGGGTCCAGGCTGTCCGTGTAGGTGAAGCCGGGATAGAGCGCCACGAAGCGGATGGGCGTGTGCGCCAGCTCGATGCGGCACGTGTCGAAGAGCGTGCGCCCGGCCGCCTTGGCCGCGCTGTACGGGCCCGACTTGGGCAGGCCGAAGGTGCCTGCGGGCGAGCCCGTGTAGGCGATGGTGCCGCCGCGCTCTTTCATGAGCGCGATGACCGGGCACAGGAAGTTCACGAACGTGTCGAAGTTCTTGGCCATGATGTCCAGCACCACGCTGGCCGTGGCCTCGGGGCTGCCCATGACGGTGGGTGTGCCGCCCCCCGCGTTCAGCACCGCCACGTCGATGGCGCCGAAGCGGGCCACGCCCTGCTCCACCACGCGCGCACACGCCTCGGTGTTGGTGGCGTCGGCCGCGATGGCCAGGCAGCGGCTCCCCCCGCGCTCCACCTCGACCGCGAGCTCGTCCAGCAGCTCCTTGCGCCGCGCGGTCACGATGAGGTTGTTGTCCCCTCCAGCGAGCGCGAGGGCCAGCGTGCGCCCGAGCCCCGAGGAGGCGCCGGTGATGAGGATGGTCTTCTGGGTGAGCTTCATGGTGGCGGTCGAGCCTCGCGGGTGGAGGGAGGGCTGTACTCGGAGCGCCCCCAGAATTCAATCCCGGCCCGTGTTTGCTTGACCAGAGACCCCAAAGGGCCGACACCCCACCCATGAGCACGGTTCACTTGGTCGGCGGTGAGAAGGGTGGCGTCGGCAAGTCCGTCGTGTCGCGCGTCTTGGCGCAGTGGTTCATCGATCACGAGCAGCCCTTCGTGGCGGCCGACGCAGACACGTCGCACGGGGCGCTGCTGCGCTACTACGCGCAGTTCGCGCAGGCCATCGACCTCGAGTCGTTCCCCAGCGCCGACCAGATCATGGACCGCGCCCTCGGGGCCGACCGCCGCGTGCTGGTGGACCTTCCGTCGCAGAGCGCCCGGCTGCTCAAGCGCTGGATGGACGCCGGTGACGTGGTGGCGTTCGCCAAGGAGATGGGCGTGCGCCTGGTGTTCTGGCACGTGAGCGACGGTGGCTTCGACTCCGTGAACCAGCTCACCCGTGTGGCCGAGACCTTTGGTGACACCGTGAGCTTCGTGGTGGTGAAGAACTTCGGGCGCTCGTCGGACTTCAGCCAGCTGGACGGGTCGCCGATCCTCAGCTCGATGCGTGAGCGCGGCGCGCGCGTGGTGGACCTGCCGGCGCTGGACGCCACCACCATGTACAAGATCGACCGCTTCGGCTCGAGCTACTGGGCCGCCATCCACTGCGTGGAGGGTGAGCTGTGCCTCTCGCCCATGGAGCGTCGTCGCGCCGAGCGCTGGCTCGCGCAGACGTACGCCGCGCTCGGTCCCGTCGCCGACCTGCTGTAACGCGGGCCTGGCCGGCGCGCGCCCGTCAGCCGTGACGAATGGCGTCGAGCCGGCCGTAGTGGCGGTAGCCCAGCTTGTCGAGCGCCTCGCGCGGCGCGAGCCCGATGTCCACCAGCGTCTTCAGCGAGTACGTGCCCGCCAGCACGGGCGGGCCGTAGCTGCGCCGCGTGTCGGGCGTGCGGAAGGCCGGCAGCGGGAACAGCGGCTGCAGGCTGTGCACGTGGATGAAGTGCGCCATGCTGGTGCGCGAGTAGCCGGCCGTGGTGGGCGCCGTGATCACGTGGGGCGTGGCCAGGAACGCTCCGCCCGTGAGGATCTCGAGCTGCTGTCCCACCTGCGCCACGATGCAGCCCTCGGGTGGCGCGCCCTGCACCAGCTCGCCCTTGGGGTGCGCGTCGCTCGGCCGTGTGCGCAGGTAGAGCCCGCTGGCCGGGTCTGGCCGCGCGCAGGGGTGGCCGGCCGGGTCGAAGAAGCGCCCGCCCGGCAGCAGCGTGAGCAGGTTGAAGTCCGTGTGCTCCTCGCCCCACACGATGCTCGCGTCGGCCGCCTGCGCAGCGCTCAGCGGCAGGTAGCGCAGCGCGCGCGTCACGTGCGGGCCACCGCCCGTCAGCTGGCTGAACGTGTCGGCCGGCAGGCCCAGCGAGGTGGCACACACCCCGAGCACCTGCATGCCGATGGCGTGGATGGCGTGGCCGATGTCCAGGTAGCGGTGCTGAAAGTCCACCGAGTCCGCGGGCCAGCGGTTGTCGGCGTAGATCTCGGGGTACACGTCGCGCAGCTCCGGGTCGAGCGGCTCGGGCGCGATGAAGAAGCACTCCTTGAAGTCGGGCTGCCCCCCCGCGATGACGGCCTTCTCGGTGTTGGGCGGCGTCCACCCGCGCTGGTACCAGATGTCGGCCGACGCCCAGGTCTGCTTCTCCGCCTCGGGGCGCGCGCAGAGTGCGAGGAAGTCGTCATAGAAGGCGTTCAGCACGTTGGTGTCCATGCCATGGGAGCGAATGTAGATGAGGCCGTAGTGCCCGAGGCCCTCACGCACCGCTTGCTCGGCGCGCGCGCGGGCGGCCGGGTCCGCAGAGCTCAGGTCAGCGAGATCCAAGATGGGGAGCGCGGGGGCGGTTCCGTCGGACATGGGGGATCGGTATCTGCTACGTGGCGCTGCGGTCAATGAAAGACAGCGCCAAGATTTCGATGGGCGGACCGGAGTGGTAACCTCGTGAACCTCGATGCCGATGTGGTCCATGGTAGCGGTCCTGCAATGGGTAGCCCGATGAGCGGACTGACAGCCGTCGTCACCGAGGCGCCCGTCTGCGGAATGACCTGGGGCTGGACCGGCGTGCGCGGCACCTGGGCGACCCCGCGCGCCGCCGAGTCGATGCGGCGCATGACCGAGACCGGCGTGAACTGGACGGCCATCACCTACGCGGCCGTGCAGGCCACCGCGCAGTCCACCGTGATCCCGTTCGATGCCGCGCCCACCGTGACGGACGCCGAGATCAGCTGGGCGATCCGCGAGGCGAAGTCGCTGGGGCTCAAGGCGGTGCTCAAGCCGGTGGTCAACGTCGCGGACGGCACCTGGCGGGCCTACATCGGCTTCTTCGACTGGGACGTGCCGGGGGAACCGAGCTGGACCGAGTGGTTTGCGAGCTACACGGCGTTCATCGTGCACGCCGCGACCATCGCCGAGGCCGAGGGCGCCGACCTCTTCTGCATCGGCTGCGAGATGGTGCGCGCCGACGGCCAGGGAGCGCACTGGCGCGCGCTGATCGCCCAGGTCCGGCAGGTCTACTCGGGCCCCATCACCTACAACTGCGACAAGTACCAGGAGGACCGCGTGACGTGGTGGGATGCCGTCGACGTGATCTCGTCGAGCGGCTACTACCCGCTGGGCACCTTCCCCGAGCACCTCGACCGCATCGCGGGCGTGCTCGAGCGCTTCGACAAGCCGTTCCTGTTCATGGAGGCCGGCTGCCCGTCCCGCACGGGCTCCGCCGCCCGCCCCAACGACTGGTCACTGCAAGGCGCACCCTCGGGCGAGGAGCAGGAGCGCTACTACCGCGACATGCTCGACGCGATCGCTACGCGACAGTGGGTCCGCGGATACCTGCTGTGGGACTGGCCCGCGGAGCTCTACCCGGCCTCGCAGGCCGCCGAAGACGACGGCTACTGCGTGTACGGCAAGCCCGCCGCCGCCGTGCTCGCCGCGTTCAACGCCAGCTGGCAGAGGCGGGGGCCGTGACGGCTCATTGTGCGTAGAACGGGAAGAGCGAGACCGCGTACT is a genomic window of Sandaracinaceae bacterium containing:
- a CDS encoding isopenicillin N synthase family oxygenase, whose protein sequence is MSDGTAPALPILDLADLSSADPAARARAEQAVREGLGHYGLIYIRSHGMDTNVLNAFYDDFLALCARPEAEKQTWASADIWYQRGWTPPNTEKAVIAGGQPDFKECFFIAPEPLDPELRDVYPEIYADNRWPADSVDFQHRYLDIGHAIHAIGMQVLGVCATSLGLPADTFSQLTGGGPHVTRALRYLPLSAAQAADASIVWGEEHTDFNLLTLLPGGRFFDPAGHPCARPDPASGLYLRTRPSDAHPKGELVQGAPPEGCIVAQVGQQLEILTGGAFLATPHVITAPTTAGYSRTSMAHFIHVHSLQPLFPLPAFRTPDTRRSYGPPVLAGTYSLKTLVDIGLAPREALDKLGYRHYGRLDAIRHG
- a CDS encoding mobilization protein, with protein sequence MSTVHLVGGEKGGVGKSVVSRVLAQWFIDHEQPFVAADADTSHGALLRYYAQFAQAIDLESFPSADQIMDRALGADRRVLVDLPSQSARLLKRWMDAGDVVAFAKEMGVRLVFWHVSDGGFDSVNQLTRVAETFGDTVSFVVVKNFGRSSDFSQLDGSPILSSMRERGARVVDLPALDATTMYKIDRFGSSYWAAIHCVEGELCLSPMERRRAERWLAQTYAALGPVADLL
- a CDS encoding SDR family NAD(P)-dependent oxidoreductase; the protein is MKLTQKTILITGASSGLGRTLALALAGGDNNLIVTARRKELLDELAVEVERGGSRCLAIAADATNTEACARVVEQGVARFGAIDVAVLNAGGGTPTVMGSPEATASVVLDIMAKNFDTFVNFLCPVIALMKERGGTIAYTGSPAGTFGLPKSGPYSAAKAAGRTLFDTCRIELAHTPIRFVALYPGFTYTDSLDPDEVPVKALIIDKDRAVREMVHAIEHGTDHAMFPKRIAWPVRAASLLPESVRRQILKRV
- a CDS encoding 1,4-beta-xylanase, producing MTWGWTGVRGTWATPRAAESMRRMTETGVNWTAITYAAVQATAQSTVIPFDAAPTVTDAEISWAIREAKSLGLKAVLKPVVNVADGTWRAYIGFFDWDVPGEPSWTEWFASYTAFIVHAATIAEAEGADLFCIGCEMVRADGQGAHWRALIAQVRQVYSGPITYNCDKYQEDRVTWWDAVDVISSSGYYPLGTFPEHLDRIAGVLERFDKPFLFMEAGCPSRTGSAARPNDWSLQGAPSGEEQERYYRDMLDAIATRQWVRGYLLWDWPAELYPASQAAEDDGYCVYGKPAAAVLAAFNASWQRRGP
- a CDS encoding transposase, with protein sequence MPAAFAAPPCPLTYERRDPSAGPLHQVLSDKLESYLEARAERPLPGFVVDTLRGFLRCGILRHGFARFRCDDCAQSRLVALSCKQRAFCPRCVGRKMAYQAKHLVENVLPPVPYRQWVLSFPHALRWRMAHNHELTLAIWRIARVAIDALYRSRAASLGPPGQHDSARPGSVMAIQRFGGALNLNVHFHALYTDGSFYERSDGQLVFLLAAPPTQAELAALVADIKRRVVLLLENLGLGPGEDDDWDAQQLLLGMGELYGEGVFHKGAQRLRNGKPQTPSTFARRKAHEDGFDLDAQVTVSAGARASLEQLVRYILRPPLKETRMTIHSTSVELTLKTPWRDGTTQILLTPDRFIDRLVALVPPPRVNTLLYGGLFAANARLRPLAVAYQRPGVILRKRARPAQSPKPRNTAWAELMRHSFGLDVLACPHCGGRMRHVATVLDHSSIQRILRHQGLDTPEPRARSSPLESDLRYEPDEHALADAQDDFSQLDPNDPW